The following proteins come from a genomic window of Gammaproteobacteria bacterium:
- a CDS encoding Hsp20 family protein, protein MRALLRYDPFSVAKDLDRFFEEFGTPVDRPWIPRVDVFDREDALVIRAELPGMRSEDIDVTIENSELVISGSRSFEKEEDRKGYHRREIAHGEFQRAVYLPDEYDADKISASYHDGILEISVPKRPEVLPKKVKVDIAD, encoded by the coding sequence ATGCGAGCTCTGCTCCGTTATGATCCCTTCAGCGTGGCGAAGGACCTGGACAGATTCTTTGAAGAGTTCGGCACTCCAGTCGACCGGCCGTGGATTCCCCGAGTTGACGTCTTCGACCGTGAAGACGCTCTCGTCATCCGGGCCGAGCTGCCCGGAATGCGCTCCGAAGACATCGACGTCACCATCGAGAACTCCGAGCTGGTGATCTCCGGTTCCCGCTCGTTCGAGAAAGAGGAAGACCGCAAGGGATACCACCGCAGAGAGATTGCTCACGGTGAGTTCCAGCGCGCCGTCTACCTGCCGGACGAGTACGACGCAGACAAGATCAGCGCCAGCTACCACGACGGCATCTTGGAGATCTCCGTTCCCAAGCGGCCGGAAGTCCTCCCCAAGAAGGTCAAAGTCGACATTGCCGACTGA
- a CDS encoding aminotransferase class I/II-fold pyridoxal phosphate-dependent enzyme: MQFRRIENLPPYVFAEVDAAKREARRAGVDVIDLGFGNPDIPSPPIAVAKLVEAAQNAKNHRYSASRGIPNLRKAVAARYQRRFGVEIDPETEVITTIGAKEGLAHLMWALVQPGDVALVPEPSYPIHIYAAVLAGADVRRVPLGLGEDFFGRLATVFSDSWPRPRVILTSFPHNPTTACVDLSFFERLVAFAKENEVMLVHDFAYADISFDGYVPPSLLEVPGAKDVGVELYTMTKGHSMAGWRIGFAVGNREMIAALAKLKSYLDYGTFQPIQIASIVALNEGDDYIAEVRDIYRTRRDALIDGLARAGWEIPRPQGTMFAWASLPPGFEDLGSLEFAFKLLEEAKVAVSPGVGFGPHGEGFVRFALVENEHRIRQAVRGIKRFLER, encoded by the coding sequence GTGCAATTCCGGCGTATTGAGAACTTACCGCCCTATGTGTTTGCCGAGGTCGACGCCGCGAAGCGGGAAGCGCGTCGCGCCGGTGTGGACGTCATCGATCTCGGGTTCGGGAATCCGGACATTCCCTCGCCACCGATCGCCGTCGCCAAGCTCGTCGAAGCGGCCCAGAACGCGAAGAATCACCGTTACTCCGCATCACGCGGCATTCCCAACCTACGCAAGGCAGTCGCCGCCCGATACCAGCGGCGCTTCGGTGTCGAGATCGATCCCGAAACCGAGGTCATCACGACCATCGGTGCGAAGGAGGGCCTTGCCCACCTCATGTGGGCGCTCGTGCAGCCGGGAGATGTGGCCCTTGTGCCCGAGCCCAGCTATCCGATTCACATTTACGCAGCTGTGCTGGCAGGTGCGGACGTGCGACGTGTCCCGTTGGGTCTCGGAGAGGACTTCTTCGGCCGTCTCGCAACCGTCTTTTCCGACAGCTGGCCTCGGCCGCGGGTCATTCTCACCTCGTTCCCCCACAACCCGACGACCGCCTGTGTGGATCTGAGTTTCTTCGAGCGACTCGTCGCCTTTGCCAAAGAGAATGAAGTCATGCTCGTCCACGACTTCGCGTACGCCGATATTTCCTTCGATGGATACGTGCCCCCGAGCCTTCTCGAGGTGCCGGGCGCCAAGGACGTCGGTGTGGAGCTGTACACGATGACGAAGGGGCATTCGATGGCGGGCTGGCGCATCGGTTTCGCCGTTGGGAACAGGGAGATGATCGCTGCGCTGGCGAAGCTCAAGTCGTATCTCGACTACGGCACGTTCCAGCCGATCCAGATTGCGTCGATCGTCGCGCTCAACGAAGGCGACGACTACATCGCCGAAGTCCGCGACATCTACCGGACGCGCAGGGACGCATTGATCGATGGCCTTGCGAGGGCTGGATGGGAGATTCCGCGTCCTCAGGGGACGATGTTCGCTTGGGCTTCCCTGCCGCCCGGATTCGAAGACTTGGGATCCCTCGAGTTCGCCTTCAAACTTCTCGAGGAGGCGAAGGTGGCGGTGAGCCCCGGAGTTGGGTTTGGGCCTCACGGCGAGGGCTTCGTACGGTTTGCCCTCGTTGAGAATGAGCATCGTATCCGCCAGGCGGTGAGGGGAATCAAACGGTTTCTGGAGCGATAA
- the glgP gene encoding alpha-glucan family phosphorylase has product MIDADLWTRYRNPVELLGAVDRSTWRNLEDSGDFQDLYEEMIRRFDAYMRPESTWWDSTKPGTAGPIAYLCAEYGVDNLLPIYSGGLGVLAGDHTKSASDLGIPLVATGLLYRRGYFRQEVDAVGDQQHTYPVVDPVRLPTQQVAGPTGGQLKVDVELPGRQVRVGVWKVQVGRVPILLLDTDLQENDDADRPITHTLYIRGREMRFVQEYVLGVGSVRALAALGIEPTAWHVNEGHAALSLLERTARLIADGRTAEQAQQQVKATTSFTLHTPVPAGNEVFDFPLVEKYLSDMPRRLSIHMGQLAAMGAAHEGDEQHFNMTALAIRLASFVNGVSHRHAEIVSRDWAHLLPGTATAITNGIHPNTWVSRGYQRLLNEIYGPQWHRTLIDDPSAITRLDEVPDQRLWEIHSSDKRLLSRFARGRILQQQARQGASPDALRAVANILSPDRLTIGFARRFATYKRALLLFHNMPWLQAILTNPDRPVQILIAGKAHPADQNGQGLIRRIVELSQNPELGGHVHFLENYDMRMARFLVQGVDVWLNNPRPPLEASGTSGMKAAVNGGLNLSILDGWWLEGHNGKNGWAFGLEWGNGDHAAQDNEDAIALYRTLQDEVVPKYYDRQDDGIPHAWVAMMREAIRSTLVAFSSDRMVKEYATNAYLPLSRQQPSNPQQ; this is encoded by the coding sequence ATGATCGACGCGGATCTGTGGACTCGCTACCGCAACCCGGTCGAACTTCTCGGAGCCGTCGACCGATCCACGTGGCGAAACCTCGAAGACAGCGGTGACTTCCAGGACCTCTACGAAGAGATGATTCGCCGCTTCGATGCATATATGCGCCCTGAGAGCACATGGTGGGACTCGACGAAACCCGGCACGGCTGGGCCGATCGCCTACCTCTGCGCCGAATACGGAGTCGACAACCTGCTCCCCATCTACTCGGGCGGACTGGGAGTACTGGCAGGTGACCACACGAAATCCGCCTCCGATCTCGGCATCCCGCTCGTAGCCACCGGCCTCCTGTACCGAAGGGGCTACTTCCGCCAGGAGGTCGACGCCGTCGGAGACCAACAGCACACCTACCCCGTGGTGGACCCGGTGCGTTTGCCCACACAACAGGTTGCCGGACCGACCGGTGGCCAGCTCAAAGTCGATGTCGAACTACCTGGGCGCCAAGTGAGGGTCGGCGTGTGGAAGGTTCAGGTCGGCCGCGTGCCAATCCTGTTGCTCGACACCGACCTGCAAGAGAACGACGATGCAGACCGCCCGATCACTCACACGTTGTACATTCGGGGTCGTGAGATGCGGTTTGTGCAGGAATACGTCCTGGGCGTCGGCTCCGTGCGAGCATTGGCAGCACTCGGAATCGAGCCAACCGCATGGCATGTCAACGAGGGTCACGCCGCCCTCAGCCTCCTCGAACGAACGGCTCGCCTGATCGCAGACGGCAGGACGGCGGAACAGGCTCAGCAGCAGGTCAAGGCGACGACGTCTTTCACTCTTCACACACCGGTACCCGCAGGGAATGAAGTCTTCGACTTCCCTCTGGTCGAGAAGTACCTGAGCGACATGCCCCGACGCCTGTCCATCCACATGGGACAGCTCGCCGCAATGGGTGCGGCACATGAGGGCGACGAGCAGCATTTCAACATGACGGCTCTTGCGATACGCCTCGCCTCGTTCGTCAACGGGGTGAGCCACCGCCACGCCGAGATCGTTTCACGCGACTGGGCTCACCTCCTACCGGGAACTGCCACAGCCATCACCAACGGAATCCACCCCAACACATGGGTCAGTCGCGGGTACCAGCGACTTCTGAACGAGATCTACGGCCCTCAGTGGCATCGCACCTTGATCGACGACCCATCGGCGATCACCCGGCTCGACGAAGTCCCCGACCAGCGACTGTGGGAGATCCATTCAAGTGACAAGCGCCTCCTCTCTCGATTCGCTCGGGGCAGGATCTTGCAGCAGCAGGCACGGCAGGGAGCATCCCCGGATGCATTGCGCGCAGTCGCAAACATTCTCTCTCCCGACCGCCTCACTATCGGTTTCGCCCGCAGATTCGCCACGTACAAGAGAGCCCTGCTGCTTTTCCACAACATGCCCTGGCTCCAGGCGATCCTCACGAACCCCGACAGGCCGGTACAAATCCTCATTGCCGGCAAGGCACACCCTGCCGACCAGAACGGCCAGGGCCTGATTCGCCGCATCGTCGAACTATCGCAAAACCCCGAACTGGGCGGCCATGTGCACTTCCTCGAGAACTACGACATGCGCATGGCCAGATTCCTCGTTCAAGGGGTCGACGTCTGGTTGAACAACCCTCGACCGCCGCTGGAGGCCTCCGGCACCTCCGGGATGAAAGCAGCGGTCAATGGAGGGCTGAACCTCTCCATCCTGGATGGCTGGTGGCTGGAAGGCCACAACGGAAAGAATGGATGGGCGTTCGGCCTCGAATGGGGCAACGGCGATCACGCAGCACAAGACAACGAAGACGCCATCGCCCTGTACCGAACGTTGCAGGATGAAGTTGTGCCCAAGTACTACGACCGGCAAGACGACGGGATTCCTCACGCCTGGGTCGCCATGATGCGAGAGGCGATCCGTTCAACTCTCGTCGCCTTCTCGTCGGACCGTATGGTCAAGGAGTACGCGACCAATGCCTACCTTCCCCTGAGCAGGCAGCAGCCTTCCAACCCACAGCAATAG
- a CDS encoding LLM class flavin-dependent oxidoreductase, which yields MRVPVSVTLPQFTRDPDTVTEAAARAESLGFDGVFLFDHLFPLDGKDRPIVESFVALGSVVAATRNIRVGTLVLRVPMRSPQATARAVLTAQALSGGRVVCGLGAGDSLSRPEFDAYGIAFGTVEERLSKVSETIEAVRKGELPFSDRVPIWVGGISRPVQDLAARSADGWNVWAVTAEWLAERRRDAPVAGTISWGGQVLLARDEADLAEAAARRGSTRGVLTGTVATLPEKLRQFTDAGIDEFVLSLLGDTWDLFAAEVLPLL from the coding sequence TTGAGAGTCCCCGTCTCTGTCACGCTCCCGCAGTTCACACGGGATCCAGACACGGTGACGGAGGCTGCGGCACGCGCCGAATCGCTTGGGTTCGACGGCGTGTTCCTCTTCGACCACCTCTTTCCTCTCGACGGCAAGGATCGACCGATCGTCGAGTCCTTCGTTGCACTCGGATCGGTGGTCGCTGCTACGCGCAACATCCGTGTCGGCACACTCGTTCTACGCGTTCCGATGAGAAGTCCGCAGGCGACCGCTCGAGCGGTCCTCACAGCCCAAGCGCTCAGTGGGGGAAGAGTCGTCTGCGGTTTGGGCGCCGGCGATTCTCTCTCTCGTCCTGAGTTCGACGCGTACGGGATTGCATTCGGAACCGTGGAAGAGCGTCTCTCCAAGGTGAGTGAAACGATCGAAGCGGTTCGAAAGGGTGAGCTGCCGTTCTCGGATCGAGTGCCGATCTGGGTTGGGGGCATTTCACGACCCGTCCAGGACCTCGCCGCTCGGTCGGCCGACGGCTGGAACGTGTGGGCGGTGACGGCCGAGTGGCTTGCCGAACGTCGTCGCGATGCGCCGGTTGCGGGAACGATCAGCTGGGGTGGTCAGGTTCTCCTGGCCCGTGACGAAGCAGATCTGGCAGAGGCTGCCGCCCGGCGCGGGTCGACCAGGGGAGTGCTGACCGGGACGGTTGCGACCCTTCCCGAAAAGCTCCGGCAATTCACCGATGCCGGAATCGACGAGTTCGTGCTCTCCCTCCTCGGCGATACGTGGGATCTGTTCGCGGCCGAGGTGCTCCCTCTCCTCTGA
- a CDS encoding ROK family protein: MAVIGIDLGGTKMSGGVVSGDGNVENRVEIPRPRDSAGMVEGPKALVRRLITPEIRGIGLGVAGLVTEHGVMEWGPNVVGEHIPFRRILQEEFSLPVIVDNDANLAALAEATLGAGVGHRSVLMATLGTGMGGGLVIDGEVYRGRGFAGEIGHVVVDVGGPLCTCGQRGCWETFASGRRLDQMARDAVAADPRGRIGELVAGAVPAGRHLTQAAIDGDAEARRLVAEVGGWLGVGLANLIAVLDPDVVVIGGGVSRLGEILLLPARRAVAATLEGYDVRTPTPIVIAAFGEDSALVGAGLAAAKESDV, translated from the coding sequence GTGGCAGTGATCGGCATCGACCTCGGCGGCACGAAGATGTCCGGTGGTGTCGTCTCAGGCGACGGAAACGTGGAGAACAGGGTCGAAATCCCGCGGCCCCGGGACTCCGCGGGGATGGTCGAGGGTCCAAAAGCGCTGGTGCGGCGATTGATCACGCCGGAGATTCGCGGGATCGGCCTCGGAGTAGCTGGACTCGTGACGGAGCATGGCGTCATGGAATGGGGTCCGAACGTGGTCGGCGAGCACATCCCGTTTCGACGGATCCTGCAAGAGGAGTTCTCTCTTCCCGTCATCGTCGACAACGATGCGAATCTCGCTGCACTCGCGGAGGCGACGCTGGGTGCCGGAGTGGGCCATCGTTCGGTTCTGATGGCGACGCTCGGAACAGGGATGGGCGGTGGATTGGTCATCGACGGCGAGGTGTACCGCGGCAGAGGTTTCGCGGGCGAAATCGGCCATGTTGTAGTGGACGTCGGTGGTCCGCTCTGCACGTGCGGCCAGCGCGGATGCTGGGAGACGTTCGCTTCCGGAAGGCGCCTCGATCAGATGGCACGAGATGCCGTCGCGGCGGATCCTCGCGGACGAATCGGTGAGCTTGTCGCTGGAGCGGTACCGGCCGGGCGCCACCTCACCCAGGCGGCGATCGACGGGGATGCGGAGGCGCGCAGGCTCGTTGCAGAAGTGGGCGGATGGCTTGGCGTGGGACTCGCCAATCTGATCGCCGTGCTCGATCCCGACGTGGTTGTGATCGGCGGCGGGGTTTCGCGTCTCGGGGAGATCCTCCTCCTGCCCGCACGGCGCGCCGTTGCTGCAACACTGGAAGGGTACGATGTGCGCACACCAACGCCGATTGTCATAGCCGCTTTCGGCGAGGATTCGGCTCTGGTGGGCGCGGGCCTGGCGGCCGCGAAGGAGTCCGATGTCTGA
- a CDS encoding DUF1232 domain-containing protein — MSDTLHPDEVIEPDGARTGESVRWLKEAVLALPNMVKLVGRLVRDPRVPARSKAFAILAAGYVLSPVDLVPDFIPFLGQSDDALVVILALHRLIRSVGEDVVLEHWDGSQDVLVIVANVVDLAAGMIPARLSWLARRLG; from the coding sequence ATGTCTGACACCCTGCATCCCGACGAAGTGATCGAGCCCGACGGTGCCCGAACCGGCGAGTCGGTCCGCTGGCTGAAAGAGGCGGTCCTGGCGCTTCCGAACATGGTCAAGCTCGTCGGACGGCTGGTCCGTGACCCGAGGGTTCCCGCTCGGAGCAAGGCGTTCGCCATTCTCGCTGCCGGATACGTACTGTCACCAGTTGATCTGGTACCCGACTTCATCCCGTTTCTCGGCCAGTCCGACGACGCTCTGGTCGTGATACTGGCTCTCCACCGGCTGATTCGTTCGGTGGGGGAAGATGTCGTGCTGGAGCACTGGGATGGATCCCAGGATGTGCTTGTCATCGTCGCGAACGTTGTTGATCTTGCCGCGGGCATGATTCCGGCAAGGCTGTCCTGGTTGGCGCGGCGGCTGGGTTGA